The following coding sequences are from one Halorubrum sp. BOL3-1 window:
- a CDS encoding class I SAM-dependent methyltransferase: MECFRNTGQPDWDWWGRMWPTPGATLRDLGVEPGDRVAEIGSGNGYFALPAARIAGSEPVYAVDVDADLLSELDALADAQEVDNLRTVEGDARDLPDLLPDPVDVALLLNTFHGIPDPEAVVTGIAETIDDGGRFVVVNWRDRPREETASGGEPRGPPTDLRLSPAATCEAIEAAGTDLTSVREVDLPPFHYALVVER; encoded by the coding sequence ATGGAGTGCTTCCGGAACACGGGCCAGCCGGACTGGGACTGGTGGGGGCGGATGTGGCCGACGCCCGGCGCGACGCTTCGCGACCTCGGCGTCGAGCCGGGCGACCGCGTCGCGGAGATCGGTTCCGGGAACGGCTACTTCGCTCTCCCGGCGGCGCGGATCGCCGGCTCGGAACCCGTCTACGCCGTCGATGTCGACGCGGACCTGCTCAGCGAGCTGGACGCGCTCGCGGACGCGCAGGAGGTCGACAACCTCCGGACGGTTGAGGGCGACGCCCGCGACCTGCCCGACCTCCTGCCGGACCCGGTCGACGTCGCCCTCCTGTTGAACACGTTCCACGGGATCCCCGACCCGGAAGCGGTCGTCACGGGGATCGCCGAGACGATCGACGACGGCGGGCGCTTCGTCGTCGTCAACTGGCGCGATCGCCCCCGCGAGGAGACGGCGAGCGGCGGCGAGCCGCGCGGACCGCCGACCGACCTCCGGCTGTCGCCCGCGGCGACGTGCGAGGCGATCGAGGCGGCCGGGACCGACCTGACCTCCGTTCGTGAGGTCGACCTGCCGCCGTTTCACTACGCGCTCGTTGTCGAGCGCTGA
- the sucD gene encoding succinate--CoA ligase subunit alpha yields MSIFVDDDTRVVVQGITGGEGEFHAGQMIEYGTNVVAGAVPGKGGQEVDGVPVYDTVDEAVEAEDADASVIFVPPAFAGDAVFEALDTDLDLAVAITEGIPTQDMAKVNKRLSETDTRLLGPNCPGIITPGEAKLGILPGNIFSGGNVGLVSRSGTLTYQVVDNLTERGLGQSTAVGIGGDPIIGTSFVDALEAFEADSDTDAVVMCGEIGGEDEEQAAKFIGEHMDTPVAGFIAGRTAPPGKRMGHAGAIVSGSGTGTAQSKIDALNHAGVPVGDTPEEVADHVEDFL; encoded by the coding sequence ATGAGCATTTTCGTCGACGACGACACGCGCGTCGTGGTACAGGGGATCACCGGTGGGGAGGGCGAGTTCCACGCCGGCCAGATGATCGAGTACGGCACGAACGTCGTCGCCGGCGCGGTGCCCGGCAAGGGCGGTCAAGAGGTCGACGGAGTCCCCGTCTACGACACCGTCGACGAGGCCGTCGAGGCGGAGGACGCGGACGCCTCCGTGATCTTCGTGCCGCCGGCGTTCGCCGGCGACGCGGTCTTCGAGGCGCTCGACACCGACCTCGACCTCGCCGTCGCGATCACCGAGGGGATCCCGACGCAGGACATGGCGAAGGTGAACAAGCGCCTGAGCGAGACGGACACGCGTCTCCTCGGGCCGAACTGTCCGGGGATCATCACGCCCGGCGAGGCGAAACTCGGTATCCTCCCCGGTAACATCTTCTCGGGGGGCAACGTCGGGCTGGTCTCCCGCTCCGGGACGCTCACCTACCAGGTCGTCGACAACCTCACCGAGCGCGGGCTCGGCCAGTCGACCGCCGTCGGCATCGGCGGCGACCCGATCATCGGGACGTCGTTCGTCGACGCCCTGGAAGCGTTCGAGGCCGACTCCGACACCGACGCGGTCGTGATGTGCGGCGAGATCGGCGGGGAAGACGAGGAGCAGGCCGCGAAGTTCATCGGCGAGCACATGGACACACCGGTCGCCGGCTTCATCGCCGGGCGCACGGCACCGCCGGGAAAGCGGATGGGCCACGCGGGCGCCATCGTCTCCGGCTCCGGCACGGGCACGGCGCAGTCGAAGATCGACGCGCTCAACCACGCGGGCGTCCCCGTCGGCGACACTCCCGAGGAGGTCGCGGACCACGTCGAAGACTTCCTCTAA
- a CDS encoding DUF1028 domain-containing protein, producing MPPRPSTFSIAARDPETGAVGVAVQSKFVAVGAVVPFVSADAGAVATQSFANVAYGPDGLDLLRKGHAPGDVVDRLTAADDEAPSRQVGVVSADSGGDPAAFTGAECHDHAGDRQGDHYTVQGNILENADTLDAMAATFEETDGGLPERLVSSLHAGNEAGGDKRGEQSAALYVAKPEGGYDGRNDRWVDVRVDDHEHPIDELERAFKIYDVTLLEREAPDETRELTGDAAVAVESALAGLGFYEAEPTAEFDDEAGEALETFRGMNNFENHSLAVLEDALARGIEDAGPDDGDPETRLVDAIWRGLSRLDRV from the coding sequence ATGCCACCCCGACCCTCGACCTTCTCGATCGCCGCCCGCGACCCGGAGACGGGCGCGGTCGGCGTCGCCGTTCAGTCGAAGTTCGTCGCCGTCGGCGCCGTCGTCCCGTTCGTCAGCGCCGACGCCGGCGCGGTCGCCACGCAGAGCTTCGCGAACGTCGCGTACGGTCCCGACGGACTCGACCTCCTCCGCAAGGGCCACGCGCCGGGCGACGTGGTCGATCGCCTGACCGCCGCCGACGACGAGGCGCCCTCGCGACAGGTGGGCGTCGTCTCGGCGGACTCCGGCGGCGATCCGGCCGCGTTCACGGGCGCCGAGTGCCACGACCACGCCGGCGACCGACAGGGAGACCACTACACGGTTCAGGGGAACATTTTGGAGAACGCCGACACCCTCGACGCGATGGCCGCGACGTTCGAGGAGACCGACGGCGGCCTCCCGGAGCGGCTGGTCTCGTCGCTCCACGCGGGCAACGAGGCCGGCGGGGACAAGCGCGGCGAGCAGTCGGCGGCGCTGTACGTCGCCAAGCCCGAGGGGGGCTACGACGGGCGGAACGACCGCTGGGTCGACGTGCGCGTCGACGACCACGAGCACCCGATCGACGAGTTGGAGCGCGCGTTCAAGATATACGACGTGACGCTCCTCGAACGCGAGGCCCCCGACGAGACGCGGGAACTGACCGGCGACGCCGCCGTCGCGGTCGAGTCGGCGCTCGCGGGTCTCGGTTTCTACGAGGCCGAGCCGACCGCCGAGTTCGACGACGAGGCCGGCGAGGCGCTGGAGACGTTCCGGGGGATGAACAACTTCGAGAACCACTCGCTCGCGGTGCTGGAGGACGCGCTCGCGCGAGGGATCGAGGACGCCGGACCCGACGACGGCGACCCCGAGACGCGGCTGGTGGACGCGATCTGGCGCGGACTCTCGCGGCTCGACCGGGTCTGA
- a CDS encoding aspartate ammonia-lyase, with product MGDDHRTEEDSLGEIQVPGDAYWGAQTQRAVENFPVSGIGMSRRFVRALGVVKKAAAQANRDLALIGEDTAEAIVAAADEVIAGEHDDQFPVDVFQTGSGTSSNMNANEVIANRAAEIAGAEIGDRVVHPNDHVNYGQSSNDVIPTAMHVAALEAVEKDLVPALETLHAELEAKEAEFDGVVKTGRTHLQDATPIRLGQEFSGYRAQVAKGIERAESVQSNLRELALGGTAVGTGLNTHPEFPELAAEYVSDETGTTFHEADNHFEAQAAHDAMSEAHGALRTVAGSLNKMANDLRLLASGPRNGLGEVEQPENQPGSSIMPGKINPVIAESVNQVHKQVVGNDAAVSAGAARGEIDLNIYKPVIAHNFLESAEILSNVAATFGERFVAKLEANEEYCETRVEQSMALATALNPAIGYDKASKVAKQALAEDKSVKEVAVDEGYLTEAEADDVLDPEAMTHRVILGDED from the coding sequence ATGGGTGACGACCACCGTACGGAGGAGGACAGCCTCGGCGAGATACAGGTGCCTGGGGACGCCTACTGGGGCGCACAGACCCAGCGCGCCGTCGAGAACTTCCCCGTCTCGGGGATCGGCATGAGCCGACGGTTCGTCCGCGCCCTCGGCGTCGTCAAGAAGGCGGCCGCGCAGGCGAACCGCGACCTCGCTCTGATCGGGGAAGACACCGCGGAGGCGATCGTCGCCGCCGCCGACGAGGTGATCGCGGGCGAGCACGACGACCAGTTCCCGGTCGACGTGTTCCAGACCGGCTCGGGCACCTCCTCGAACATGAACGCCAACGAGGTGATCGCCAACCGCGCCGCCGAGATCGCGGGCGCGGAGATCGGTGACCGCGTCGTCCATCCCAACGACCACGTCAACTACGGGCAGTCGAGCAACGACGTGATCCCGACGGCGATGCACGTCGCCGCGCTGGAGGCCGTCGAGAAGGACCTCGTTCCGGCCCTCGAAACGCTCCACGCCGAGCTGGAGGCGAAGGAGGCCGAGTTCGACGGCGTCGTCAAGACCGGGCGTACGCACCTCCAAGACGCCACCCCGATCCGGCTCGGGCAGGAGTTCAGCGGCTACCGGGCACAGGTCGCGAAGGGAATCGAGCGCGCCGAGAGCGTCCAGTCGAACCTCCGGGAACTCGCCCTCGGCGGCACCGCGGTCGGCACCGGTCTCAACACGCACCCGGAATTCCCGGAGCTGGCCGCCGAGTACGTCTCCGACGAGACGGGGACGACCTTCCACGAGGCCGACAACCACTTCGAGGCGCAGGCCGCCCACGACGCGATGAGCGAGGCGCACGGCGCGCTCCGAACGGTCGCTGGCTCGCTGAACAAGATGGCGAACGACCTGCGGCTGCTGGCCTCCGGCCCGCGAAACGGACTCGGTGAGGTCGAACAGCCCGAGAACCAGCCCGGCTCGTCGATCATGCCCGGAAAGATCAACCCGGTCATCGCGGAGTCGGTCAATCAGGTCCACAAGCAGGTCGTCGGCAACGACGCCGCCGTCTCCGCCGGCGCCGCGCGCGGCGAGATCGACCTGAACATCTACAAGCCCGTCATCGCGCACAACTTCCTCGAATCCGCGGAGATCCTCTCGAACGTCGCCGCGACATTCGGGGAGCGGTTCGTCGCGAAGCTGGAGGCCAACGAGGAGTACTGCGAGACGCGCGTCGAGCAGTCGATGGCGCTGGCGACCGCGCTGAACCCCGCGATCGGCTACGACAAGGCGAGTAAGGTCGCCAAGCAGGCGCTCGCGGAGGACAAGTCCGTCAAGGAGGTCGCCGTCGACGAGGGGTACCTCACCGAGGCGGAGGCCGACGACGTGCTCGACCCCGAGGCGATGACCCACCGCGTCATCCTCGGCGACGAGGACTGA
- the sucC gene encoding ADP-forming succinate--CoA ligase subunit beta encodes MKLHEHQAKTIFADAGIPTPDSRLATSVDEALDAVDEIGFPAAIKAQVHVGGRGKAGGIKIATDRAEAERYADEILGMDLKGYTVDKVLVEEGVDFVDELYVGVTMDRGEGKPVLMVSTEGGVDIEEVAAENPDAIAREHVDPAFGLHPYRTRKVVYDAGVDADVALDVASVLSALYDLYEESDASEIEVNPVMVTSDRDVVAADAVMNIAEDALFRQPDLADLAEESYEDDLERKAGEYGFDYVRLSGNVGIIGNGAGLVMTTLDLVDYYGGSPANFLDVGGGAKAERIANALDMVFSDPNVDSVVFNIFGGITRGDEVAKGINEALGEFEEIPKPVVVRLAGTNAAEGMEILNTELVRVEETLEDAVQRAVKSAEEVTQ; translated from the coding sequence ATGAAACTACACGAACACCAAGCGAAGACCATCTTCGCGGACGCCGGGATCCCGACCCCGGACTCCCGTCTGGCGACGAGCGTCGACGAGGCGCTCGACGCCGTCGACGAGATCGGCTTCCCGGCCGCGATCAAGGCCCAGGTCCACGTCGGCGGCCGCGGCAAGGCCGGCGGGATCAAGATCGCGACCGACCGCGCGGAGGCAGAGCGGTACGCCGACGAGATCCTCGGGATGGACCTCAAGGGCTACACCGTCGACAAGGTCCTCGTCGAGGAGGGCGTCGACTTCGTCGACGAGCTGTACGTCGGCGTCACCATGGACCGCGGCGAGGGGAAGCCGGTCCTGATGGTGTCGACCGAGGGCGGCGTCGACATCGAGGAGGTCGCGGCAGAGAACCCAGACGCGATCGCGCGAGAGCACGTCGACCCCGCGTTCGGACTCCACCCCTACCGGACTCGGAAGGTCGTCTACGACGCCGGCGTCGACGCCGATGTCGCGCTCGACGTGGCGTCGGTCCTCTCGGCGCTGTACGACCTCTACGAGGAGAGCGACGCCTCGGAGATCGAGGTCAACCCCGTCATGGTTACGAGCGACCGCGACGTGGTGGCCGCGGACGCCGTGATGAACATCGCCGAGGACGCGCTGTTCCGCCAGCCCGACCTGGCCGACCTGGCCGAGGAGTCCTACGAGGACGACCTCGAACGCAAGGCCGGCGAGTACGGCTTCGACTACGTCCGGCTGTCGGGCAACGTCGGGATCATCGGCAACGGCGCCGGACTCGTGATGACGACGCTCGATCTCGTCGACTACTACGGCGGCTCGCCCGCCAACTTCCTCGACGTCGGGGGCGGCGCGAAGGCCGAGCGCATCGCGAACGCGCTCGACATGGTGTTCTCCGACCCCAACGTCGACAGCGTCGTGTTCAACATCTTCGGCGGTATCACCCGCGGGGACGAGGTCGCGAAGGGAATAAACGAGGCGCTCGGTGAGTTCGAGGAGATCCCGAAGCCGGTCGTGGTCCGGCTCGCCGGCACGAACGCGGCGGAGGGGATGGAGATCCTGAACACGGAGCTCGTCCGGGTCGAAGAGACCTTGGAGGACGCGGTCCAGCGCGCGGTGAAGAGCGCCGAGGAGGTGACCCAATGA
- a CDS encoding nucleotide exchange factor GrpE, whose product MSDDDAVDTESPDAEGDAARANGTAEATAEERSDASEDAAGDAQGDEEALAAAVAEHDDALAREVAALEAELAETREALRERDEEVDELTSKLARVKADFSNYKQRAKRKQDEIRERASEALVERLAPVRNDLLRALDQDEGSDLRPGVESTLEKFDEVLADEGVESIEPEPGEAVDPARHQVMLRVDSDRPEGAIHEVYEPGYEMGDRVLSEAKVTVSTGDGGE is encoded by the coding sequence ATGAGCGACGACGACGCCGTCGACACCGAGTCCCCCGACGCCGAGGGCGACGCGGCGAGGGCGAACGGCACGGCGGAGGCGACCGCCGAGGAACGGAGCGACGCGTCGGAAGACGCCGCCGGCGACGCCCAGGGGGACGAGGAGGCGCTCGCCGCCGCGGTCGCGGAACACGACGACGCGCTCGCGCGCGAAGTCGCCGCGCTGGAGGCGGAGCTGGCCGAGACCCGAGAGGCGCTCCGCGAGCGCGACGAGGAGGTGGACGAGCTGACGAGCAAGCTCGCCCGGGTGAAGGCCGACTTCAGCAACTACAAGCAGCGCGCGAAGCGGAAGCAAGACGAGATCCGCGAACGAGCCTCCGAGGCGCTCGTCGAGCGGCTCGCTCCCGTCCGGAACGACCTCCTACGCGCGCTCGACCAAGACGAGGGGAGCGACCTCCGGCCGGGCGTCGAGTCGACGCTGGAGAAGTTCGACGAGGTGCTCGCAGACGAGGGCGTCGAGTCGATCGAGCCGGAGCCGGGCGAGGCGGTCGACCCCGCGCGTCACCAGGTGATGCTCCGCGTCGACAGCGACCGCCCGGAAGGCGCGATCCACGAGGTGTACGAGCCGGGGTACGAGATGGGCGACCGCGTGCTGAGCGAGGCGAAGGTGACCGTGAGCACCGGCGACGGCGGAGAGTAG
- a CDS encoding BolA family protein, with product MTIEPDEVAALIERNLPDAVARVTTPRVHDDEDEDAHFAAWVVSPAFEGESLVDQHRRVYDAIGDHMTRSVHAMEIKTYTPETYAEHGDGGLDDDLREAGLLSEDGA from the coding sequence ATGACAATCGAACCCGACGAGGTCGCGGCCCTCATCGAGAGGAACCTCCCCGACGCGGTCGCCCGCGTCACCACGCCCCGAGTCCACGACGACGAGGACGAGGACGCCCACTTCGCGGCGTGGGTCGTCTCGCCTGCCTTCGAGGGCGAGTCGCTCGTCGACCAGCACCGGCGCGTGTACGACGCGATCGGAGACCACATGACGCGGTCGGTCCACGCCATGGAGATCAAGACGTACACGCCCGAGACGTACGCGGAACACGGCGACGGGGGCCTCGACGACGACCTCCGTGAAGCGGGACTGCTCTCGGAGGACGGGGCGTAA